The following nucleotide sequence is from Solanum dulcamara chromosome 7, daSolDulc1.2, whole genome shotgun sequence.
GCGTCTACGCAGTGCtgcttgaaaaaaaaaaaagatcctGAAACAATGTTTTCTAGTCCTATTCTTCTCTTTATTTGGCATTTCCATTGTAATGTTGCTTCTTTTTCATACAATTGTTATGTTGCTTGAGACAATATGTTTTTGGGGGTTCGATTTATCAAAGTTTGAACATTTAAGTAGTCATTTTTTAGCACATTCATTTGAAAGAAATGCAATATCCAGGAGTAGGTGAACCCAAGTTAATCTCTGATATTGATGCAGTCATGTATGAATATCAACTTTGCAGAAATTGTTATCGTCTTTGTAGTTGGGATCACCTTGTATTGTAATTGGAAACTCAATCGCAATAAACCAATAGAATTTTTTCAATTCGATTTTTGCACACCCATACGGACTGCGTTGGCCCCCAAATTTGGTAAAGACAGGCCTCACAAATCCTTTTTATCCAACTCAAGTCGAATGGCAAACCAAAAAGAGTTCATTTCTCTTCTAACTGGTACCAAGTATCCTGCTTGGGAAGGCACAGACGGTTTAAGCAGTCGAAAACTAAATTCATAACCAATAGCTACTGAAATAAAATAACCATAAGCAAGCCAAATTAAACTATAGTTAACAGAAAATATTACGAAATAGGAAAAACTACTGACAATTACTTATTGTAAACTAGAAATAACTGCAAACTACAAAAATTAAAGCAATCCAACCAATCCCATTTAGCACATAATGCTTGCAAGAGTTAACTGTCTGTGGAACGAAACCAGTAGCGTGAAACCCTCTACTCCAGCAAACGGGAAGTTCTCAGATGAAATCAAGCACTATGATCAGTGTTGTTGAGCCTGCCGACTTGGTGCACCACCATAGCCACCACCATAGCCAATTTGGCCACCATGGGGTCCATTTTGCTGAGCACCATAATTACCAGAACCTTGTGAGGTATCAGATCTCAATGTTGAATTTCCATTAGCATCACCATAGCCACTGCCCATGTAACCTCCACCTGATTGCATGTCTCCCGATGCACCACCTCCAACAGCTGAATTTCCATAACCACCATCATTTCCACCGTAGCCATAACCTTGATTTCCATATCCCGCGGCTCCAGTTGGAGACTGACCAGTAACAGATCCTCCGTTAGCAGGCCCATCTCCACCACCAGCACTTGAAGCACCCCAGGATACATTACCATAGCCCATATTCCCATATCCAGAAGGAACCTGAGAGCCCCACGAGCTTCTTGGTCCACCAGCTTGACCACTACCATAACCAGTACCAGGCACATTTGAATTTCCGTAGGCAGCAACTGCAGGACCACCATATCCAGGATTGACACCCCCATAGCCAGGATTGGCTCCACCGTAACTTCCATAAGCACCATAACCCATGCCATTGTTGGATGATCCATAACCATAACCTGCGGTACCGTATCCGGAGGAACCATAAGGTGGATAACCACCTCCAGTGTTTTGTGATTGCATGTATCTGTTGGTATCCATTCTGTCATAAGAACTGGGATTGTCACCAGATGCACCATACCCCTGGTAACTTCCACCACCCATACCACTACCACCGTTGCCTGTGGAACGACCACCAAAACCAGAATTACCATCTTTAGGAAGAGCACGTTTTACTTCCACTTGTTTCCCACTGAGATCATGATATGTCTTGTGCAAAACCCTATCTACTGAGTCTTCAGAATCAAATGAAATGAAGCCAAATCCACGAGGTCGGTTGGTCTGTTGATCATACATAATTGCTACATCAGTGACATCACCGTAAGTTTCAAAGTAAGTTCTGAAGTCATCCTCAGTCAGAGTGGGAGGCAACCCCCCAACAAATATTTTCTTGGTCCTGTTATTTCCACCGCCTCCAAAACTTCTAGCACTACCCATATTTCCAGATTTTGGACCCTGTTGTTCCTCTCTGGACAAGGCCCTCTTAGCCTCAACCTATACAGAAAAAAATGTCATTGAGCAGGAAACAATCATCCCACTTCCCAGCCACTGCATCAATTGTGTGGCTTGATAATGAAAACACTTTGCTGCACAATTCCATCTTTGGAAGGCACAACAGAGACACACCACCTAGCAAAATTATGCGCTTATACAAAACTGACCACCATGCAGGAGAAGCAAGAAAttgtacaacaacaactactactgctactacgcATCGATCCCAAGCAACTCCACCCATTGTATAACCAGTGATTTAATTCGAGAATCTTACAAATTTACAACTCTATTCACCACATTGTTATATGCGGTCCTCTAATCCAGAAAGAGGGAACATCaacttaatatatatttttgaaatggtaAAGATATAACACCAACCTAATATTAACCATAATGTTGCTCTAAACAGTATCACTGCAAAacttattgtgagaaaaccATTATCTATTTTCAAACTAAAGAGGCCATACTGATTAAATAAACCAACCTGCACTCTATTAAcataaagaagaaaatgtaTCTCTATCTGCAAGACCACTCATTGTATAACTTCACATGAAACTAACAGTTTTACTAGTTACTACTCTATTCACCACATTGTATAAATATCTTttttaagaagaagaataatatcACGAAATGCAGCTAAAGAACATAAAGGAGCATAATTCTAATGAGCCCCCTATTGCATCAAAGTGAATGACTCGATCAACGGAAGGAATTCAGTCACATAATTCTAGCTTCCAAAGGCACAACAGCAACACACACTATAGCAAAAATCATCTCACATATGCAAAACACCATTACACAGCACAACAGCAACACACCATGTTTGACACACATGGCACTCAAATGCATGACAGAACTACTGCAACGAATTAGCCAACCTCATTCACAGTTTTCACAGCAAAAAAGAACATATGCAACGCATTGTCTAGTCAAAAAAATTGATTCGAGAGGAACTACtacttaatttaaaaaaaacacaataTAAAAGATGCAGACTTCACTTTAAATATCAGGAGAATCTGTCTACTCACAAAATTGACTCGAGAGAAACTATTATTAATTATAAGAAaccacaaaataaaagatgtgCCTTTACTTTAAATATAGGGAGATACAAAAGCACAACCAGAAAAAGGTAACAAAACCATAACAAAAAATTGCATAAGCATAAACCAGCTCAAGAAATGAAGTAATCTGAGACCCAAAAACCTAAACTTTAGTACCCAAAGAGCATAATCAAACTAAGATCACATCTGAATCAGAACTCAACAAAGATAAAGACACGCTTAAAATGGATAATCAAAGACCAAATAAAGACCCCACTAAAAAACACCTCAAATGTCATGAACAGAGACACAAAAAGACATTCTAAATTAGAAATGCCACATTAGGAAACACCCACAAAAAAAAGCACATTTAACCAAAACTCCACAacggaggaagaaaaaaaaacagataTATAAACAACACCCAGAAGCCACAAATAAAAGAGGAACTTCACATCATGTTAATAGAAGCAAAAACACATCCTGAATTGAAAATGTCACATCAGGAAATGCCCAAAAAACAATCACAAAATCATCACACAAGTACAAAATCTCAAGAAAACAACAATCACGAAAACAGCCCAAAATTATGAACACCCAGAAGCTAAAACAGAgaaacaatccaaaataatgaAACCCAAGAAGCTAAACTACAGAAATAACACAAAGTAAGTGAAACCCCAGAAGTTAAGACAGAGAATCAAtccaaaataatgaaaatcCAGAAGctaaaatagagaaataaaCAAAATTAATGAAAACCCATAAGCTAAAATCacgaaataaacaaaaataaagcataaaaaatcTCACCGTACGTCCATCAATTACATGGGTATCTTGAAGAACCCTATCAAGAACATTAGGATCTGCAAATACAACAAACCCAAATCCTCTAGGCTTTCCAGTAATCTTATCCCTCATTACTACAGTCTGTAAAACATCACCATAACCTTGAAAATACTCCTTCATCTTCTCCTCTGATGTTTCCCATGATATCCCACCAATAAAAAGCTTTCCTTGATCTGAATCCATAATTTTTCTAtactttttctctctctctatctctctctctctatatatatatatatatgtataacacAAAAAAATGAAGATTTTTGAGTgtgaaggagaagagagagtGAGGGTTTGTGTAAGAGAAAATCTGGAAAAGAGGCGCCGATTGGGAAAGAGAATAGTAGTGAATGAATATGAATTTGGGACAAGGAATGAACGGTTTTGATTTGATGAGATCAATGGTAGTGATTCATTTTTGGAGAGCacatttgatattttagatattttttggAAGAGCGCTAATATAAGTACTCGAGTTCACCTTCGATAGTAAAGAGGTTTGAATTTTCCTCAATCGAATTAGTCACACAagactatataatatatttatacttttatataatttacaAGTTATTAtatatgagcaagtttattttgtgTGCATATGAAAGATAgtaattatgatttttcttgaaattttttttaaaaaaaagaatttaaatttgattCTTTAGCCATGagaattatttgtattttttactttatttaaatattattctctttatttcatattaagtgaatttataAGGCAATGcacatatattaagaaaaaacaTTCAAAGATATATTTTGAACCATACTTTCCACTATTGTCTCtggtaaaatcataaatataattttgcaACTActgtgatttatctcctagaaaatataaaatttcaataaataaaagGGCAAATATGCAAAAAGCTTCATACATCTATCTTGATATTtgaacaatttaattattttgaacaatgaaaaatttctcaaaaattcacttaatatggaatggaggaagtattatttaattataaaatttaaatt
It contains:
- the LOC129893856 gene encoding heterogeneous nuclear ribonucleoprotein 1-like — protein: MDSDQGKLFIGGISWETSEEKMKEYFQGYGDVLQTVVMRDKITGKPRGFGFVVFADPNVLDRVLQDTHVIDGRTVEAKRALSREEQQGPKSGNMGSARSFGGGGNNRTKKIFVGGLPPTLTEDDFRTYFETYGDVTDVAIMYDQQTNRPRGFGFISFDSEDSVDRVLHKTYHDLSGKQVEVKRALPKDGNSGFGGRSTGNGGSGMGGGSYQGYGASGDNPSSYDRMDTNRYMQSQNTGGGYPPYGSSGYGTAGYGYGSSNNGMGYGAYGSYGGANPGYGGVNPGYGGPAVAAYGNSNVPGTGYGSGQAGGPRSSWGSQVPSGYGNMGYGNVSWGASSAGGGDGPANGGSVTGQSPTGAAGYGNQGYGYGGNDGGYGNSAVGGGASGDMQSGGGYMGSGYGDANGNSTLRSDTSQGSGNYGAQQNGPHGGQIGYGGGYGGAPSRQAQQH